The following DNA comes from Camelina sativa cultivar DH55 chromosome 14, Cs, whole genome shotgun sequence.
AGGAACATTTGAGAAGGTTACAACAGCAATCGGATTCACGGNGGTTGGTCACTCATCGTTTCCTTTTTTTAACTGGCACTGACAGATTCCTACTGCTGAATCCCTTGTGGTTAGAGTTGTTTCATCTGTTGACAAGAAGCTGGAAGTCAAATCTCGATTTCTCGAAATTTTTCGGGAGGATAATTTTCCGACCGAATTTCCATACAAATCCAAGGTATGAATTATCGACACACACCATCATCGTATTTGCTTCATGTCCACATTTTCTGAGTTCCTCTCTTGAAATAACGCATTTCGCGCTCCACATTTTTTTGTCAGGTGGTTCTGTTGTTCCAGAAGATAGAAGGTGTAGAAGTATGCTTGTTTGGGATGTATGTCCAAGAATTTGGATCCGAATGTTCATCTCCTAATCAACGCCGTGTTTATCTCTCATATTTGGATTCCGTGAAGTACTTCAGACCTGATATTAAATCTGCTAATGGAGAGGCTCTGCGCACTTTTGTTTACCACGAAATTCTTGTAAGTCCTGGTTTTTCAACCAAGATTTGTGTGGTCTTCTACATTACATGGAGGATTCAAGAATAtactttgatgatttttttcagATTGGTTACCTGGAATACTGCAAATTGCGTGGTTTCACGAGCTGCTACATATGGGCTTGTCCACCACTGAAGGGTGAGGACTATATCCTATATTGCCATCCAGAAATTCAGAAAACGCCAAAGTCTGATAAACTACGAGAATGGTCAGTCCAATTGTCTTTGGTCATTTTCTTCATAAAGTTTTCCTAGGAAAAATCCTTTACATCCTCCAATTGCTCATGGTCGACACAGGTACTTAGCAATGTTGAGAAAAGCTGCAAAGGAAGGGATTGTTGCGGAAACTACAAATCTATATGACCATTTTTTCTTGCAAACTGGTGAATGTAGAGCTAAGGTTACAGCAGCTAGGCTCCCCTACTTCGATGGTGACTACTGGCCAGGTGCAGCAGAGGATATTATATACCAAATGAGTCAAGATGATGATGGTAGAAAGGGAAATAAGAAAGGAATACTCAAGAAACCCATTACAAAAAGGGCTCTTAAAGCATCTGGCCAGTCAGATTTCTCAGGGAATGCGTCCAAAGATCTGCTGCTAATGCATAAAGTAGTCGTTTCTTTCCATGCCCCTTCCCTTCTCTGCATATCAGCTTTAGTAATTCGattcttttgtttagttttgtgtttttggtttttgctaaTATTATTTCTGTATGTTTTTAGCTTGGTGAGACCATTCACCCAATGAAGGAGGATTTTATCATGGTTCACTTGCAGCATTGTTGCACGCATTGCTGTACACTGATGGTTACCGGAAATCGTTGGGTTTGCAGCCAGTGCAAAGATTTCCAGTTATGTGATGGGTAAGAATTGTCCTTTTTCGTTTGCTggttaactttttctctctttttggtgtttttgttgttgcgaCCTGGTTTGTACAACTTGGAAGCTATGGTAATTATCTTCATGGAAGAGACTTATTGGTAAACCTATGTGTGCTTAATCCTGGTAGAGTACTGCAATCTATAAGACGTTGTTCTACTTTTTCAGGTGCTATGAGGCTGAACAGAAACGAGAAGACAGAGAAAGGCATCCTGTTAATCACAAAGATAAACATAAACTGTATCCTGTAAGTTGCATTGGTTTCTTTTGGGTCAGGAATTGAGAAGAGGGTCTGTCATTTAAGCTCATACGTTTCTGTATTTTGTTGTATCTCACAAGATAGTTGTCTTGATACTGTAGGTTGAGATTGGCGATATTCCTGCAGACACTAAGGACAGAGATGAGATACTTGAAAGTGAATTTTTCGATACGAGGCAAGCATTCCTGAGTCTTTGTCAAGGGAACCATTATCAATATGATACACTGAGGCGGGCAAAGCATTCTTCCATGATGGTGCTTTATCATCTGCATAATCCAACTGCTCCTGCCTTTGTGACAACATGTAACGCATGCCACCTCGATATTGAAAGTGGTCAAGGCTGGCGCTGTGAAGTTTGCCCAGACTATGATGTCTGCAATGCTTGTTACAATAAAGAGGGTGGCGTTAATCATCCTCACAAGTTAACTAATCATCCATCACTAGCTGATCAAAACGCTCAGAATAAAGAAGCTAGGCAATTGCGTGTCTTGCAGGTATtgtaatattcagtttctttttgaAAAGCTGCCTCTTATTCTCTTGATTTAGGCTTCTTCTATTTTAAGAAATGGATGGGATTAGTTTAGTCATATGGCTCCAAAATGTCTCTGAAATGCTAAAGTTTTCATTTATCTAAAATATGCAGCTCAGGAAAATGCTCGATCTTCTGGTGCATGCGTCACAATGCCGTTGTTCACTTTGCCAATATCCCAATTGCCGCAAAGTGAAGGGGCTATTTCGACATGGTCTCCGTTGCAAAATACGTGCCTCAGGAGGTTGTGTTCTATGCAAGAAAATGTGGTATCTCTTGCAACTCCACGCTCGGGCCTGCAAGGAATCCAAGTGTGACGTACCTCGATGCGGGTAAACTCTTTAACTTCTATCCCTGTCTCTTAAGACAAGTAAAAACGTAAAATTAAAAgtcaatctttttctttactcGAGTCATTTTTGGATATTAGAACCCGGGCATAGTATATGGCAAAGCTTTATAAAACTAATGTTCTGTAAGATTTGTATTGATCATTGTAACTCTCTCTATTCAGGGACCTAAAGGAACATTTGAGAAGGTTGCAACAGCAATCGGATTCACGTCGCAGAGCTGCCGTCATGGAGATGATGAGACAGAGAGCTGCAGAAGTCGCTGGAACCTCTGGTTGATTAATTTGTATATACTAAATCTATTTAGGATCTAAGCAGAAGTGGAAATGTAATCTTCTTCCCAAGGTTAAGAAGATTTTGTTTCTGAGCTCCacttgaagaagacgaaggagaagTGAATTAACACCTGCTAGTGAAGGCACGTAAGAAGACAGGAAACAAACCCTATAACGGTTTAATTTAGATGGATTCATATTTAACAGACACAAATCATGGAGtaattatgatgatgattgattggGAGGGGGAACAAGCGCTTGTGTGATTTTGAAGAGTTTCTCAGCTTTAAGTGCCAGNTCATCTCCTAATCAACGCCGTGTTTATCTCTCATATTTGGATTCCGTGAAGTACTTTAGACCTGATATTAAATCTGCTAGTGGAGAGGCACTGCGCACTTTTGTTTACCACGAAATTCTTGTAAGTCCTGGTTTTTCAACCAAGATTTGTGTGGTCTTCTACATTACATGGAGGATTCAAGAATAtactttgatgatttttttcagATTGGTTACCTGGAATACTGCAAATTGCGTGGTTTCACGAGCTGCTACATATGGGCTTGTCCACCACTGAAGGGTGAGGACTATATCCTATATTGCCATCCAGAAATTCAGAAAACGCCAAAGTCTGATAAACTACGAGAATGGTCAGTCCAATTGTCTTTGGTCATTTTCTTCATAAAGTTTTCCTAGGAAAAATCCTTTACATCCTCCAATTGCTCATGGTCGACACAGGTACTTAGCAATGTTGAGAAAAGCTGCAAAGGAAGGGATTGTTGCGGAAACTACAAATCTATATGACCATTTTTTCTTGCAAACTGGTGAATGTAGAGCTAAGGTTACAGCAGCTAGGCTCCCCTACTTCGATGGTGACTACTGGCCAGGTGCAGCAGAGGATATTATATACCAAATGAGTCAAGATGATGATGGTAGAAAGGGAAATAAGAAAGGAATACTCAAGAAACCCATTACAAAAAGGGCTCTTAAAGCATCTGGCCAGTCAGATTTCTCAGGGAATGCGTCCAAAGATCTGCTGCTAATGCATAAAGTAGTCGTTTCTTTCCATGCCCCTTCCCTTCTCTGCATATCAGCTTTAGTAATTCGattcttttgtttagttttgtgtttttggtttttgctaaTATTATTTCTGTATGTTTTTAGCTTGGTGAGACCATTCACCCAATGAAGGAGGATTTTATCATGGTTCACTTGCAGCATTGTTGCACGCATTGCTGTACACTGATGGTTACCGGAAATCGTTGGGTTTGCAGCCAGTGCAAAGATTTCCAGTTATGTGATGGGTAAGAATTGTCCTTTTTCGTTTGCTggttaactttttctctctttttggtgtttttgttgttgcgaCCTGGTTTGTACAACTTGGAAGCTATGGTAATTATCTTCATGGAAGAGACTTATTGGTAAACCTATGTGTGCTTAATCCTGGTAGAGTACTGCAATCTATAAGACGTTGTTCTACTTTTTCAGGTGCTATGAGGCTGAACAGAAACGAGAAGACAGAGAAAGGCATCCTGTTAATCACAAAGATAAACATAAACTGTATCCTGTAAGTTGCATTGGTTTCTTTTGGGTCAGGAATTGAGAAGAGGGTCTGTCATTTAAGCTCATACGTTTCTGTATTTTGTTGTATCTCACAAGATAGTTGTCTTGATACTGTAGGTTGAGATTGGCGATATTCCTGCAGACACTAAGGACAGAGATGAGATACTTGAAAGTGAATTTTTCGATACGAGGCAAGCATTCCTGAGTCTTTGTCAAGGGAACCATTATCAATATGATACACTGAGGCGGGCAAAGCATTCTTCCATGATGGTGCTTTATCATCTGCATAATCCAACTGCTCCTGCCTTTGTGACAACATGTAACGCATGCCACCTCGATATTGAAAGTGGTCAAGGCTGGCGCTGTGAAGTTTGCCCAGACTATGATGTCTGCAATGCTTGTTACAATAAAGAGGGTGGCGTTAATCATCCTCACAAGTTAACTAATCATCCATCACTAGCTGATCAAAACGCTCAGAATAAAGAAGCTAGGCAATTGCGTGTCTTGCAGGTATtgtaatattcagtttctttttgaAAAGCTGCCTCTTATTCTCTTGATTTAGGCTTCTTCTATTTTAAGAAATGGATGGGATTAGTTTAGTCATATGGCTCCAAAATGTCTCTGAAATGCTAAAGTTTTCATTTATCTAAAATATGCAGCTCAGGAAAATGCTCGATCTTCTGGTGCATGCGTCACAATGCCGTTGTTCACTTTGCCAATATCCCAATTGCCGCAAAGTGAAGGGGCTATTTCGACATGGTCTCCGTTGCAAAATACGTGCCTCAGGAGGTTGTGTTCTATGCAAGAAAATGTGGTATCTCTTGCAACTCCACGCTCGGGCCTGCAAGGAATCCAAGTGTGACGTACCTCGATGCGGGTAAACTCTTTAACTTCTATCCCTGTCTCTTAAGACAAGTAAAAACGTAAAATTAAAAgtcaatctttttctttactcGAGTCATTTTTGGATATTAGAACCCGGGCATAGTATATGGCAAAGCTTTATAAAACTAATGTTCTGTAAGATTTGTATTGATCATTGTAACTCTCTCTATTCAGGGACCTAAAGGAACATTTGAGAAGGTTGCAACAGCAATCGGATTCACGTCGCAGAGCTGCCGTCATGGAGATGATGAGACAGAGAGCTGCAGAAGTCGCTGGAACCTCTGGTTGATTAATTTGTATATACTAAATCTATTTAGGATCTAAGCAGAAGTGGAAATGTAATCTTCTTCCCAAGGTTAAGAAGATTTTGTTTCTGAGCTCCacttgaagaagacgaaggagaagTGAATTAACACCTGCTAGTGAAGGCACGTAAGAAGACAGGAAACAAACCCTATAACGGTTTAATTTAGATGGATTCATATTTAACAGACACAAATCATGGAGtaattatgatgatgattgattggGAGGGGGAACAAGCGCTTGTGTGATTTTGAAGAGTTTCTCAGCTTTAAGTGCCAGTGAAGCAGAAGAATCTTGGTAGATGCTAACTTAGGATCTGGGTCAGGTCGCGAAAAGGAAGAAATCAGATTCGAGACTCTTCGATGCAGTTCAGTGTCTTGATCTGGTGTGTGATactttgattatatatatacatacactcTGTGTCTTTactgccttcttcttcttcttcttcctgttttTTGGAGCCTGGTACATTTTGTAAAATGCCTTTATACCTTTTGGTGGGggaatgtaatatatatacatagtgaCATATTAACTTGCTAGCCAAGTAAGTTGAAGAGAGTATCTAATAAGGATGCATCTCTTACATTTTTTGGGTGAACCTGTATTAACATTTTCATATCTTCGTTAATTGAATTAGGCTTTGGTTTAATAAGGTAAACGTTATCACGACCTGCTGCTACATATTCTAAAGTTGTCTAATGCAATTGTTAGATCTAATTTATAATATGCATAATTTGCTTCATATTCTACTGTTGCTACTATCTAAACAGTTTGCTTAACTCTTGTGTTGTCTGTCATATACGAATACGAATACGAATACGATACTCTTTTATGTAATCTTTAGTTCTatggaattttgtttttgtaatgaagaaataaaaaataaagaaaagaagaggaaaggcGAGAATGTACGTGGCAAATTAATTGGCTCAGAAGTGATATCACTGTCCAAAACTCACAAACCAGATCCTGTGGTCATCTTCTCTCCttattcctctctctctctccttcttcaccttcttattttatttctgATATGTCAAAATCCTCCGATCCAACCATTTCTCAAACGacaaaaaaacttgtaaagTCTCACTTTCGTTATCCATTTCCAATTTCGACCAAGAAGAGTCTTCTCAATGACAGTCTAGCATGCAAAAAGATTCATCACATAACACAACAAGCGTATGCCTTTACAACAATTTATCCAAACtactttaaacaattttttgttttcaaatatataattttaaaaaaaatttgagctCTGTTTTTGTTGCAGAAGCAGAGTATTGAATAACAATGGTGGGTAGTATCGTTGGCAGTAACATGGCGGCGACTGATGCGAGGTTTCTAAGTTCCAATNAGGCAATTGCGTGTCTTGCAGGTATtgtaatattcagtttctttttgaAAAGCTGCCTCTTATTCTCTTGATTTAGGCTTCTTCTATTTTAAGAAATGGATGGGATTAGTTTAGTCATATGGCTCCAAAATGTCTCTGAAATGCTAAAGTTTTCATTTATCTAAAATATGCAGCTCAGGAAAATGCTCGATCTTCTGGTGCATGCGTCACAATGCCGTTGTTCACTTTGCCAATATCCCAATTGCCGCAAAGTGAAGGGGCTATTTCGACATGGTCTCCGTTGCAAAATACGTGCCTCAGGAGGTTGTGTTCTATGCAAGAAAATGTGGTATCTCTTGCAACTCCACGCTCGGGCCTGCAAGGAATCCAAGTGTGACGTACCTCGATGCGGGTAAACTCTTTAACTTCTATCCCTGTCTCTTAAGACAAGTAAAAACGTAAAATTAAAAgtcaatctttttctttactcGAGTCATTTTTGNNNNNNNNNNNNNNNNNNNNNNNNNNNNNNNNNNNNNNNNNNNNNNNNNNNNNNNNNNNNNNNNNNNNNNNNNNNNNNNNNNNNNNNNNNNNNNNNNNNNNNNNNNNNNNNNNNNNNNNNNNNNNNNNNNNNNNNNNNNNNNNNNNNNNNNNNNNNNNNNNNNNNNNNNNNNNNNNNNNNNNNNNNNNNNNNNNNNNNNNNNNNNNNNNNNNNNNNNNNNNNNNNNNNNNNNNNNNNNNNNNNNNNNNNNNNNNNNNNNNNNNNNNNNNNNNNNNNNNNNNNNNNNNNNNNNNNNNNNNNNNNNNNNNNNNNNNNNNNNNNNNNNNNNNNNNNNNNNNNNNNNNNNNNNNNNNNNNNNNNNNNNNNNNNNNNNNNNNNNNNNNNNNNNNNNNNNNNNNNNNNNNNNNNNNNNNNNNNNNNNNNNNNNNNNNNNNNNNNNNNNNNNNNNNNNNNNNNNNNNNNNNNNNNNNNNNNNNNNNNNNNNNNNNNNNNNNNNNNNNNNNNNNNNNNNNNNNNNNNNNNNNNNNNNNNNNNNNNNNNNNNNNNNNNNNNNNNNNNNNNNNNNNNNNNNNNNNNNNNNNNNNNNNNNNNNNNNNNNNNNNNNNNNNNNNNNNNNNNNNNNNNNNNNNNNNNNNNNNNNNNNNNNNNNNNNNNNNNNNNNNNNNNNNNNNNNNNNNNNNNNNNNNNNNNNNNNNNNNNNNNNNNNNNNNNNNNNNNNNNNNNNNNNNNNNNNNNNNNNNNNNNNNNNNNNNNNNNNNNNNNNNNNNNNNNNNNNNNNNNNNNNNNNNNNNNNNNNNNNNNNNNNNNNNNNNNNNNNNNNNNNNNNNNNNNNNNNNNNNNNNNNNNNNNNNNNNNNNNNNNNNNNNNNNNNNNNNNNNNNNNNNNNNNNNNNNNNNNNNNNNNNNNNNNNNNNNNNNNNNNNNNNNNNNNNNNNNNNNNNNNNNNNNNNCGCAGAGCTGCCGTCATGGAGATGATGAGACAGAGAGCTGCAGAAGTCGCTGGAACCTCTGGTTGATTAATTTGTATATACTAAATC
Coding sequences within:
- the LOC104740353 gene encoding histone acetyltransferase HAC12-like, producing MLRKAAKEGIVAETTNLYDHFFLQTGECRAKVTAARLPYFDGDYWPGAAEDIIYQMSQDDDGRKGNKKGILKKPITKRALKASGQSDFSGNASKDLLLMHKLGETIHPMKEDFIMVHLQHCCTHCCTLMVTGNRWVCSQCKDFQLCDGCYEAEQKREDRERHPVNHKDKHKLYPVEIGDIPADTKDRDEILESEFFDTRQAFLSLCQGNHYQYDTLRRAKHSSMMVLYHLHNPTAPAFVTTCNACHLDIESGQGWRCEVCPDYDVCNACYNKEGGVNHPHKLTNHPSLADQNAQNKEARQLRVLQLRKMLDLLVHASQCRCSLCQYPNCRKVKGLFRHGLRCKIRASGGCVLCKKMWYLLQLHARACKESKCDVPRCGDLKEHLRRLQQQSDSRRRAAVMEMMRQRAAEVAGTSG
- the LOC104740355 gene encoding histone acetyltransferase HAC12-like, whose translation is MYVQEFGSECSSPNQRRVYLSYLDSVKYFRPDIKSANGEALRTFVYHEILIGYLEYCKLRGFTSCYIWACPPLKGEDYILYCHPEIQKTPKSDKLREWYLAMLRKAAKEGIVAETTNLYDHFFLQTGECRAKVTAARLPYFDGDYWPGAAEDIIYQMSQDDDGRKGNKKGILKKPITKRALKASGQSDFSGNASKDLLLMHKLGETIHPMKEDFIMVHLQHCCTHCCTLMVTGNRWVCSQCKDFQLCDGCYEAEQKREDRERHPVNHKDKHKLYPVEIGDIPADTKDRDEILESEFFDTRQAFLSLCQGNHYQYDTLRRAKHSSMMVLYHLHNPTAPAFVTTCNACHLDIESGQGWRCEVCPDYDVCNACYNKEGGVNHPHKLTNHPSLADQNAQNKEARQLRVLQLRKMLDLLVHASQCRCSLCQYPNCRKVKGLFRHGLRCKIRASGGCVLCKKMWYLLQLHARACKESKCDVPRCGDLKEHLRRLQQQSDSRRRAAVMEMMRQRAAEVAGTSG